One Bradyrhizobium manausense DNA segment encodes these proteins:
- a CDS encoding SRPBCC family protein, with protein MASIHNDIPLPASARDVWDAVRDFGALPQRLAPGFVTACTLDGDARIVTFANGSVARETLVDCDDARQRLVYAIDNERLKHYSASVQVITEGEANCRLVWIIDMLPNELAPYVQEQTKAAVIAIHKAFPLPADSPA; from the coding sequence ATGGCCTCCATCCACAACGACATCCCCCTTCCCGCATCGGCCCGCGACGTCTGGGATGCGGTGCGCGATTTCGGCGCGCTGCCGCAGCGGCTGGCGCCGGGCTTCGTCACGGCCTGCACGCTCGACGGCGACGCGCGCATCGTCACCTTCGCCAATGGTTCGGTGGCGCGCGAGACTCTGGTCGATTGCGACGACGCGCGGCAGCGGCTGGTGTATGCGATCGACAACGAGCGGCTGAAGCACTACAGCGCCTCGGTGCAGGTCATCACCGAAGGCGAGGCAAACTGCCGCCTGGTCTGGATCATCGACATGTTGCCGAACGAGCTTGCGCCTTACGTACAGGAGCAGACCAAGGCCGCCGTGATCGCGATCCACAAGGCATTTCCCCTGCCGGCCGATAGTCCTGCGTGA
- a CDS encoding MATE family efflux transporter, with protein MTEVAEIPVDEQERPLPPPPRPVRSALMDGPILRTLLGLAWPNVVALSAGTCVVIAETSYIGRLGVEALAAMALVFPTVILTMTMSGGAMGGAVASAIARALGAGDRERAGTLAAHALLIGITFGLVFMLGMLIFGPQVLTMLGGRGNVLAHAIAYTQVFFGGAVLPWLLNTMAGVLRGTGNMRLPSFLILNSAVWQIVLGGTLGLGLGPFPQLGMRGVAAGALIAYSMNISVMGWYLFSGRARVVPKLRGLRIQWAMFFDILKVGAIACFSPLQSVLTISIFTHMLAKFGTAILAGYGIGARLEFLLTSIAFSFGIASVPMIGMAVGAGRIGRARSIAWIAGATAFVAVGAPACLVALFPDLWVNIFTDSTTVRATSHQYLSTVAPFYAFIGLASTMYFSSQGAAKVLGPVLAQTARLVYIATCGWWLSTHDATAQDFFWLAASSMVVLGLLSCSSVVLTRWGPRQSKVAIRPALTS; from the coding sequence ATGACTGAGGTCGCCGAGATCCCGGTCGATGAACAGGAGCGTCCGCTGCCGCCGCCACCGCGTCCGGTGCGGAGCGCGTTGATGGACGGGCCGATCCTGCGCACGCTGCTCGGGCTCGCCTGGCCGAACGTGGTCGCACTGTCCGCGGGCACCTGCGTGGTGATCGCAGAGACCTCCTATATCGGCCGTCTCGGCGTGGAAGCGCTGGCCGCGATGGCGCTGGTGTTTCCGACAGTGATCCTGACCATGACCATGTCGGGCGGCGCCATGGGCGGCGCGGTGGCCTCCGCGATCGCACGCGCGCTCGGCGCCGGCGACCGCGAGCGTGCCGGCACACTTGCCGCGCATGCGCTGCTGATCGGCATCACCTTCGGGCTCGTCTTCATGCTCGGCATGCTGATCTTCGGTCCCCAGGTGCTCACGATGCTTGGCGGCCGCGGCAATGTGCTGGCGCATGCGATCGCCTACACGCAGGTGTTTTTCGGCGGTGCCGTGCTGCCCTGGCTGCTCAACACCATGGCGGGCGTGCTGCGCGGCACCGGCAATATGAGGCTGCCGTCGTTCCTGATCCTCAACTCCGCGGTCTGGCAGATCGTGCTCGGCGGTACGCTGGGCCTCGGGCTTGGACCTTTCCCGCAACTCGGCATGCGCGGCGTCGCCGCCGGCGCGCTGATCGCCTATTCCATGAACATCAGCGTGATGGGCTGGTATCTGTTCTCCGGCCGCGCGCGCGTCGTGCCGAAGCTGCGCGGACTGCGCATCCAATGGGCGATGTTCTTCGATATCCTCAAGGTCGGTGCCATCGCCTGCTTCTCGCCGCTGCAATCGGTGCTGACGATCTCGATCTTCACCCACATGCTGGCGAAGTTCGGCACTGCGATCCTCGCCGGCTACGGCATCGGCGCGCGGCTGGAATTCCTGCTGACCTCGATCGCGTTCTCGTTCGGCATTGCCTCGGTGCCGATGATCGGCATGGCGGTCGGCGCCGGCCGCATCGGGCGCGCGCGGAGCATCGCCTGGATCGCGGGCGCCACTGCTTTCGTCGCAGTCGGCGCGCCGGCCTGTCTCGTCGCGCTGTTCCCCGACCTCTGGGTCAACATTTTTACGGACAGCACCACGGTGCGCGCGACCAGCCATCAATATCTGTCGACGGTGGCGCCGTTCTACGCCTTCATCGGTCTTGCCTCGACGATGTACTTCTCGTCGCAAGGCGCGGCCAAGGTGCTCGGCCCGGTGCTGGCGCAGACCGCGCGTCTGGTCTACATCGCGACCTGCGGCTGGTGGCTGTCGACGCATGACGCCACGGCGCAGGACTTCTTCTGGCTCGCCGCGAGCTCGATGGTCGTGCTCGGCCTGCTCTCATGCTCCAGTGTCGTGCTGACGCGCTGGGGACCGCGCCAAAGCAAGGTTGCGATACGTCCGGCGCTGACGAGCTAG
- a CDS encoding PAS domain S-box protein — protein sequence MTDQSRLDANILNDVADALIYSDRSGTITRWNRASTALFGFTADEALGQNLDLIIPEHLRAAHWKGFEAALASGTMKLAGRPTLTRALHKSGRKLYIEMTFALVRDAGGIVQGSVAMARDVTERVERERAAKASQN from the coding sequence ATGACCGATCAATCCCGACTCGACGCAAACATCCTCAACGACGTCGCGGACGCGCTGATCTATTCGGATCGCTCCGGCACGATCACGCGCTGGAATCGGGCATCCACCGCGCTGTTCGGCTTCACCGCGGATGAAGCGCTCGGCCAGAACCTCGACCTGATCATCCCCGAACATCTGCGCGCCGCGCACTGGAAGGGTTTTGAGGCCGCGCTCGCCAGCGGGACGATGAAGCTTGCGGGCCGACCGACGCTGACCCGCGCGCTGCACAAGAGCGGACGCAAGCTCTACATCGAAATGACCTTCGCGCTGGTGCGGGATGCAGGCGGCATTGTCCAGGGATCGGTCGCAATGGCGCGCGACGTCACCGAGCGCGTCGAGCGCGAGCGCGCGGCCAAGGCTTCGCAGAATTAA
- a CDS encoding 2'-deoxycytidine 5'-triphosphate deaminase, giving the protein MHLTPDEDPRLTFTVAPDANGILPDRMIAAMAEAGLILPAYDFVESQIQPASLDLRLGDIAYRVRASFLPGPGATVAERIDQLKLHEFSLADGAVLETNCVYIVPLLESLALPPEIVAAANPKSSTGRLDVFTRVIADGTRRFDMIGAGYHGPLYAEISPKTFPVLVREGSRLSQVRFRTGDAILDADALESLHASERLVDMDDADLAGGVAVSVDLSGEKGTGFVGYRAKRHTGVVDVDRRSGYGVEEFWEPISARPDGSLILDPGEFYILASKEAVQVPPDYAAEMVPFDPLVGEFRVHYAGFFDPGFGYAGAGGQGSRAVLEVRSREVPFILEHGQIVGRLVYEKMLARPDAMYGQRIGSNYQAQGLKLSKHFRV; this is encoded by the coding sequence ATGCATTTGACCCCAGATGAGGACCCCCGGTTGACGTTCACGGTCGCGCCCGACGCCAATGGTATCCTGCCCGACCGCATGATCGCGGCGATGGCGGAAGCGGGCCTCATCCTGCCCGCATACGATTTCGTCGAAAGCCAGATCCAGCCGGCAAGCCTCGATCTCCGCCTCGGCGACATCGCCTATCGCGTCCGTGCGAGCTTCCTGCCTGGTCCGGGCGCCACGGTCGCCGAGCGCATCGATCAGTTGAAGCTGCATGAGTTCAGCCTCGCTGATGGCGCGGTGCTGGAGACCAATTGCGTCTACATCGTGCCGCTGCTGGAAAGCCTTGCGCTGCCGCCGGAGATCGTCGCGGCCGCCAATCCCAAAAGCTCGACCGGCCGCCTCGATGTCTTCACCCGCGTCATCGCCGACGGCACTCGCCGCTTCGACATGATCGGCGCCGGCTATCACGGTCCGCTCTATGCCGAGATCAGCCCGAAGACGTTTCCGGTGCTGGTGCGCGAAGGCTCGCGGCTGTCGCAGGTTCGCTTTCGCACCGGTGACGCCATCCTCGATGCCGACGCGCTCGAAAGCTTGCATGCCTCCGAGCGTCTCGTCGACATGGATGATGCCGATCTTGCCGGCGGCGTGGCCGTCTCGGTCGATCTCTCCGGCGAAAAGGGCACTGGCTTCGTCGGCTACCGCGCCAAGCGCCACACCGGTGTGGTCGATGTCGATCGTCGCTCGGGCTATGGCGTGGAGGAATTTTGGGAGCCGATCTCGGCGCGTCCCGACGGCAGCCTGATCCTCGATCCCGGCGAGTTCTACATCCTCGCCTCCAAGGAAGCGGTGCAGGTGCCGCCCGATTACGCCGCGGAGATGGTGCCGTTCGATCCGCTGGTCGGCGAATTCCGCGTGCACTATGCCGGATTCTTCGATCCCGGTTTCGGCTATGCCGGCGCGGGCGGACAGGGTTCCCGCGCCGTGCTGGAAGTGCGCTCGCGCGAAGTGCCGTTCATCCTCGAGCACGGCCAGATCGTCGGCCGCCTGGTCTACGAGAAGATGCTGGCACGCCCTGATGCCATGTACGGCCAGCGCATCGGCTCGAACTACCAGGCGCAGGGCCTCAAACTATCGAAGCATTTTCGGGTGTAG
- a CDS encoding O-succinylhomoserine sulfhydrylase encodes MSKSPASAAQYRPETRLVHSGTLRSQYGETSESLFLTQGYVYNSAEECEARFKGEDPGFIYSRYSNPTIAMFERRMIELEGAEAARSAATGMAAVTTAILAPLKAGDHVVASRALFGSCLYVVQDLLPRYGIETTLVDGANLDEWQRAVKPNTKTFFLESPTNPTLDVLDIPGIAEIAHAGGARLVVDNVFATPIWQSPLALGADVVVYSATKHIDGQGRCLGGIILSSEAFIAEHIHNFMRQTGPSISPFNAWVLLKGLETLGVRVRAQTDTAARIADVLASHPKIARLVYPGRDDHPQAALVKKQMRGGSTLVGFEVKGGKAAAFRVLNELKLAKISNNLGDAKSLVTHPATTTHQRLKPDVRAELGIGEGFIRFSAGLEHADDLIEDLTAALEKA; translated from the coding sequence ATGTCGAAGTCCCCGGCGTCCGCCGCGCAATATCGTCCCGAAACCCGTCTGGTCCATTCCGGCACCCTGCGCTCGCAATATGGCGAGACGTCGGAGTCGCTGTTCCTGACCCAGGGCTATGTCTACAACAGCGCCGAGGAGTGCGAGGCGCGGTTCAAGGGCGAGGACCCCGGCTTCATCTATTCGCGCTACTCGAACCCGACGATCGCGATGTTCGAGCGCCGCATGATCGAGCTCGAAGGCGCTGAGGCCGCCCGATCGGCCGCAACCGGCATGGCCGCGGTGACGACCGCGATCCTGGCGCCGCTGAAAGCCGGGGACCACGTGGTGGCATCGCGCGCGCTGTTCGGCTCCTGTCTCTACGTCGTGCAGGATCTGCTGCCGCGCTACGGCATCGAGACCACGCTGGTCGACGGTGCCAATCTCGATGAATGGCAGCGCGCGGTGAAACCCAACACCAAGACGTTCTTCCTGGAGAGCCCGACCAATCCAACGCTCGACGTGCTCGACATTCCCGGCATTGCCGAGATCGCGCACGCAGGCGGCGCGCGGCTCGTGGTCGACAACGTGTTCGCGACGCCGATCTGGCAGAGCCCGCTCGCGCTCGGCGCCGACGTCGTCGTCTACTCCGCGACCAAACACATCGACGGCCAGGGCCGTTGTCTCGGCGGCATCATCCTGTCGTCGGAGGCCTTCATCGCCGAGCACATCCACAATTTCATGCGCCAGACCGGTCCGTCGATCTCGCCGTTCAACGCCTGGGTCCTGCTCAAGGGCCTGGAGACGCTCGGCGTGCGCGTGCGCGCGCAGACCGACACCGCGGCGCGCATCGCCGACGTGCTGGCGAGCCATCCCAAGATCGCACGGCTGGTCTATCCGGGCCGCGATGATCATCCGCAGGCCGCGCTGGTGAAGAAGCAGATGCGCGGCGGTTCGACGCTGGTCGGCTTCGAGGTCAAGGGCGGCAAGGCGGCTGCGTTCCGCGTGCTCAACGAGCTGAAGCTCGCAAAAATCTCGAACAATCTCGGCGATGCCAAGAGCCTTGTCACGCACCCCGCGACGACGACGCATCAGCGGCTGAAGCCGGACGTGCGCGCCGAGCTCGGGATCGGCGAAGGATTCATTCGCTTCTCGGCCGGGCTCGAGCACGCGGATGATCTGATCGAGGATCTGACTGCGGCGCTGGAGAAGGCGTGA
- a CDS encoding SGNH/GDSL hydrolase family protein, whose protein sequence is MSSLRPFCLSTWLAAPAAAALLMLTPFAQTPARAQTAQATPAPQSAADPAPVSPSQTTVAATTQQSTEPRGLTSRAIDKVKQVAKSAGDIFSRVPCLSPKGGVKAMGSLPHVANKLIAGRPVVIVAFGSSSTAGYGATSPDFNYPNRLAAQLRRQYPTADISVINAGVGGEDAPEMMKRLQKEVIDVHPDLVIWQVGTNAVLRNLDPGDTAKLVEDGVTRIQAAGDADVVLVDPQYSPRVTERPESASKMVKLLGKVAELRHIGIFPRFEVMRDWHEKQSLPVESFVIADGLHMNDWGYACFAQLLGDDIIRSVGQIKLGVNVPADVRTYRPM, encoded by the coding sequence ATGAGTTCTCTCCGCCCTTTTTGCCTGTCGACATGGCTGGCTGCGCCCGCAGCGGCGGCGCTGCTGATGTTGACGCCCTTTGCGCAGACGCCGGCGCGCGCGCAAACGGCGCAGGCGACGCCCGCGCCGCAGTCGGCCGCTGATCCCGCACCGGTCTCACCGTCGCAAACCACGGTTGCAGCGACCACCCAGCAGTCCACCGAGCCGCGCGGTCTCACCTCGCGCGCCATCGACAAGGTGAAGCAGGTCGCGAAATCCGCCGGCGACATTTTCAGCCGCGTGCCGTGCCTGTCGCCGAAGGGCGGCGTGAAGGCGATGGGCTCGTTGCCGCATGTCGCGAACAAGCTGATCGCCGGCCGGCCTGTCGTGATTGTCGCTTTCGGTTCGTCGTCGACCGCGGGCTACGGCGCGACCTCGCCCGACTTCAACTATCCGAACCGTCTCGCTGCGCAGCTGCGCCGGCAATATCCGACTGCCGATATCTCCGTCATCAACGCTGGCGTCGGCGGCGAGGATGCGCCCGAGATGATGAAGCGCCTCCAGAAGGAGGTGATCGATGTGCATCCGGATCTCGTGATCTGGCAGGTCGGCACCAACGCGGTGCTGCGCAATCTCGATCCCGGCGATACCGCAAAGCTGGTCGAGGACGGTGTTACCCGCATCCAGGCTGCCGGCGACGCAGACGTCGTGCTGGTCGACCCGCAATATTCACCGCGCGTCACCGAGCGTCCCGAAAGCGCGAGCAAGATGGTGAAACTGCTCGGCAAGGTCGCCGAGCTCCGTCACATCGGTATCTTCCCGCGCTTCGAGGTGATGCGCGACTGGCACGAGAAGCAGTCGCTTCCGGTCGAGAGCTTTGTCATCGCCGACGGCCTGCACATGAACGATTGGGGCTACGCCTGCTTCGCCCAGCTGCTCGGCGACGACATCATCCGCTCGGTCGGGCAGATCAAGCTCGGCGTGAACGTGCCCGCCGACGTGCGGACCTATCGGCCGATGTAA
- a CDS encoding SGNH/GDSL hydrolase family protein: MKVRVLLSLILLCAGLAAPSARAGDAVPAAPAACELPPYLLTTDSQLHKVADTVKAGKPLEILVIGSRSTTIPAQEDSSYPARMQAILKDKLPPAEIVHVSVEIQSKKTAEEAAGTFVKLMEAKTPTLVIWQTGTVDAIRSIDPDDFRGAVTEGVAALQNAGADVVLMNLQYSPRTETMISAPPYLDNMRVVAQEHDIPLFDRFAIMRQWNDQGQFDLFSPSHGPELAKKVHDCLGRALAQFVIDAAHLGPGQQQN, from the coding sequence ATGAAGGTGAGGGTTCTCCTGAGCCTGATCCTGTTGTGCGCTGGTCTCGCCGCGCCTTCGGCGCGCGCGGGCGATGCCGTGCCTGCCGCACCCGCTGCCTGCGAATTGCCGCCTTACCTGCTCACCACCGACAGCCAGCTCCACAAGGTCGCCGACACCGTCAAGGCGGGCAAGCCGCTCGAGATCCTGGTGATCGGCAGCCGCTCCACCACCATTCCGGCCCAGGAGGACAGCTCCTATCCGGCGCGCATGCAGGCCATCCTGAAGGACAAGCTGCCGCCTGCGGAGATCGTGCACGTCTCCGTAGAAATACAGAGCAAGAAGACCGCGGAGGAGGCCGCTGGTACCTTCGTTAAGCTCATGGAAGCAAAAACGCCTACTTTGGTCATCTGGCAGACCGGGACCGTGGATGCTATCCGATCCATCGATCCCGATGACTTTCGCGGCGCCGTGACCGAAGGGGTCGCTGCGTTGCAAAATGCAGGGGCTGACGTCGTCTTGATGAATTTGCAGTACAGCCCGCGTACCGAAACCATGATCTCGGCGCCACCTTATCTCGACAATATGCGGGTGGTGGCGCAGGAGCATGATATCCCGCTGTTCGACCGTTTTGCGATAATGCGGCAGTGGAATGATCAAGGTCAGTTCGACCTGTTCAGCCCCTCCCACGGCCCCGAGCTGGCGAAGAAGGTCCATGATTGCCTTGGCCGGGCGTTGGCGCAGTTTGTGATCGACGCTGCCCATTTGGGGCCGGGCCAGCAGCAAAATTGA
- a CDS encoding OpgC domain-containing protein, with translation MTIADQVTGSTIAGTAEAKPAGAKPRIVAPAITLPAIGERELRLDLFRGLALWLIFIDHLPPNLLTWFTIRNYGFSDATEIFIFISGYTAAFVYGRAMLENGFLIATARILRRVWQIYVAHVFLFTIFLAEISYVATSFENPLYTEEMGIMDFLKQPDITIVQALLLRFRPVNMDVLPLYIVLMLALPLILWSMKRRPDVTLALSALLYAATWEFDLYFSAYPNGFWAFNPLAWQLLFVFGAWCALGGARRMSRILASPVTMWISIAYIVAAFYVTLTWYVPQLSHFMPKRLEQWMYPIDKTDLDVLRFTHFLALAALTVRFLPREWPGLKSPWLRPLILCGQHSLEIFCLGVFLAFAGHFILAEVSGGSAMHALISLSGILIMWGVAWVISWYKRVADKSGTKTKAAAGNADLAGGG, from the coding sequence ATGACCATTGCCGATCAAGTGACGGGATCGACGATCGCAGGAACCGCGGAGGCCAAGCCTGCGGGAGCCAAGCCGCGCATTGTTGCGCCGGCCATCACGCTGCCCGCCATCGGCGAGCGTGAGCTCAGGCTCGACCTGTTCCGGGGCCTCGCGCTGTGGCTGATCTTCATCGACCATCTGCCGCCGAATCTGCTGACCTGGTTCACGATCCGCAATTACGGCTTCAGTGACGCCACCGAGATCTTCATCTTCATCTCCGGCTACACCGCCGCCTTCGTCTATGGCCGCGCGATGCTGGAGAACGGCTTCCTCATCGCCACCGCGCGCATCCTGCGGAGGGTCTGGCAGATCTATGTCGCTCATGTCTTCCTGTTCACGATCTTCCTCGCCGAGATCTCCTACGTCGCGACCAGCTTTGAGAACCCGCTCTACACCGAAGAGATGGGGATCATGGATTTCCTCAAGCAGCCCGACATCACCATCGTCCAGGCGCTGCTGCTGCGCTTCCGCCCCGTCAACATGGACGTGCTGCCGCTGTACATCGTGCTGATGCTGGCGCTGCCGCTGATCCTGTGGTCGATGAAGCGGCGGCCCGACGTCACGCTCGCGCTCTCGGCGCTGCTCTACGCGGCGACCTGGGAATTCGATCTTTACTTCTCGGCCTATCCGAACGGCTTCTGGGCGTTCAATCCGCTCGCCTGGCAATTGCTGTTCGTGTTCGGGGCATGGTGCGCGCTCGGAGGTGCACGGCGCATGTCGCGCATTCTGGCATCACCGGTGACGATGTGGATCTCGATCGCCTATATCGTGGCGGCGTTCTACGTGACGCTGACCTGGTACGTGCCGCAGCTGTCGCACTTCATGCCGAAGCGGCTCGAGCAGTGGATGTATCCGATCGACAAGACCGATCTCGACGTGCTGCGCTTCACGCATTTCCTGGCGCTGGCCGCGCTCACCGTACGCTTCCTGCCGCGGGAATGGCCCGGCCTGAAGTCGCCGTGGCTGCGGCCGCTGATCCTGTGCGGCCAGCATTCCCTCGAGATATTCTGCCTCGGCGTCTTCCTGGCCTTCGCCGGCCATTTCATCCTGGCCGAGGTCTCCGGGGGATCAGCCATGCATGCGCTGATTAGTCTCTCCGGAATCCTGATCATGTGGGGCGTGGCCTGGGTGATTTCGTGGTACAAGCGTGTGGCCGACAAGAGCGGTACGAAAACCAAAGCCGCCGCCGGCAACGCCGATCTGGCGGGAGGGGGCTGA
- the apaG gene encoding Co2+/Mg2+ efflux protein ApaG — MMAAMYRAVTRQIEVTVEPNFVPEQSSADRSRYFWSYTIVIINSGDETVQLKTRHWIITDASGRQQEVKGEGVVGEQPTLAPGERFEYTSGVPLSTASGFMTGRYQMVSASGERFEVNVPTFSLDSPDNKRVLN, encoded by the coding sequence ATGATGGCAGCCATGTACCGCGCCGTGACCCGCCAGATCGAAGTGACCGTCGAGCCGAACTTTGTTCCGGAGCAGTCGTCGGCCGACCGCTCGCGCTATTTCTGGTCCTACACCATCGTCATCATCAATTCCGGCGATGAGACCGTGCAGCTCAAGACGCGGCACTGGATCATCACCGACGCCTCCGGCCGCCAGCAGGAGGTCAAGGGCGAAGGCGTGGTCGGCGAGCAGCCGACACTCGCGCCCGGCGAGCGCTTCGAATACACCTCCGGCGTGCCGCTCTCGACCGCCTCCGGCTTCATGACCGGTCGCTACCAGATGGTCAGCGCAAGCGGCGAACGCTTCGAGGTCAACGTGCCGACGTTTTCGCTGGATAGCCCCGACAACAAGCGGGTGTTGAATTAG
- a CDS encoding Hsp33 family molecular chaperone has product MVSQSPDMKAGPEGPVRAPSAVPIDDAVLPYEVDALDVRGRLVRLGPALDEILTKHDYPAPVGKLLGEAIVLTTLLGSALKFEGRFILQAQTDGPVSFLVVDYQAPDRLRAYARFDAERLGDAKDSGTLLGRGHLAMTIDQGPDMSRYQGLVALDGGSLEDAAHEYFLRSEQIPTRVRLAVGEEWRSSDGGKHRWRAGGMLMQFLPKAPERARQADLHPGDAPDGIEVHSVAEDDAWVEARSLIETVEDVELIDPDLSGERLLYRLFHERGVRVFNPLVLKAQCSCSRDAVASMLKSFSADDRSAMVKDDKVVVTCEFCSSVYEFTPDEAGVEDA; this is encoded by the coding sequence ATGGTTTCCCAATCCCCTGACATGAAAGCCGGGCCTGAAGGCCCGGTTCGCGCGCCATCGGCGGTTCCGATCGATGACGCCGTGCTGCCCTACGAGGTCGACGCGCTCGATGTGCGCGGTCGCCTGGTGCGACTCGGCCCTGCGCTCGACGAGATCCTGACCAAGCACGATTATCCCGCACCTGTCGGCAAGCTGCTCGGCGAGGCCATCGTGCTGACGACGCTGCTCGGCTCGGCGCTGAAATTCGAGGGACGCTTCATCCTCCAGGCCCAGACCGACGGTCCGGTGTCGTTCCTGGTGGTGGACTATCAGGCGCCGGACCGCCTGCGCGCCTATGCGCGCTTCGACGCCGAGCGTCTCGGCGACGCCAAGGACTCCGGTACGCTGCTCGGCCGCGGTCATCTCGCCATGACCATCGACCAGGGGCCGGACATGAGCCGCTACCAGGGTCTGGTCGCACTCGACGGCGGCAGCCTCGAGGACGCCGCCCACGAATATTTCCTGCGTTCCGAGCAGATCCCGACGCGCGTGCGCCTTGCGGTCGGCGAGGAATGGCGCTCGAGCGACGGCGGCAAGCATCGCTGGCGCGCCGGCGGCATGCTGATGCAGTTTTTGCCGAAGGCCCCGGAGCGCGCGCGGCAGGCCGATCTGCATCCCGGCGACGCGCCTGACGGCATTGAGGTGCACAGCGTCGCCGAGGACGATGCCTGGGTCGAGGCGCGCTCGCTGATCGAGACCGTCGAGGACGTCGAGCTGATCGATCCCGATCTCTCGGGCGAGCGGTTGCTCTATCGTCTGTTCCACGAACGCGGCGTGCGCGTGTTCAATCCGCTCGTCTTGAAGGCGCAATGCTCCTGCTCACGCGATGCGGTCGCCTCGATGCTGAAGAGCTTTTCGGCGGATGATCGCTCGGCGATGGTCAAGGACGACAAGGTCGTCGTGACCTGCGAGTTCTGCTCATCCGTGTACGAGTTCACGCCGGATGAGGCGGGCGTCGAGGACGCGTAG
- the argF gene encoding ornithine carbamoyltransferase, whose amino-acid sequence MSKTPKHFLDINELPLSELKSMLAASSAMKAKQKAHQPVRPLEGKTLAMIFERPSTRTRVSFDVAMRQLGGEPIMLTGAEMQLGRGETIADTARVLSRYVDAIMIRILNHEALLELAANATVPVINGLTRRSHPCQVMADLMTYEEHRGPIEGRTVAWTGDDNNVLASWAHAAERFKFKLNVATPPELAPKKVMRDFIKATNASIVLGTDAEAAVKGADCVVTDTWVSMGDKEGEHRHNVLKPYQVNSKLMSLAKPDALFMHCLPAHRGEEVTDEVIDGPQSVVFDEAENRLHAQKGILAWCFDAVK is encoded by the coding sequence ATGAGCAAGACCCCCAAGCACTTCCTCGATATCAACGAGCTGCCGCTGTCGGAGCTCAAGAGCATGCTCGCGGCCTCCTCCGCCATGAAGGCGAAGCAGAAGGCGCATCAGCCGGTGCGGCCGCTCGAAGGCAAGACGCTGGCGATGATCTTCGAGCGTCCGTCGACCCGCACGCGCGTTTCGTTCGATGTCGCCATGCGCCAGCTCGGCGGCGAGCCCATCATGCTCACCGGCGCCGAGATGCAGCTCGGCCGCGGCGAGACCATCGCCGACACCGCGCGCGTGCTGTCGCGCTATGTCGACGCCATCATGATCCGCATCCTCAACCACGAGGCGTTGCTGGAGCTTGCGGCGAACGCGACCGTGCCTGTCATCAACGGCCTGACGCGGCGTTCGCATCCATGCCAGGTGATGGCCGACCTCATGACCTATGAGGAGCATCGCGGTCCGATCGAAGGCCGGACCGTGGCCTGGACCGGTGACGACAACAATGTGCTGGCGTCCTGGGCCCATGCCGCCGAACGCTTCAAGTTCAAGCTCAATGTCGCGACGCCGCCGGAACTCGCCCCGAAGAAGGTGATGCGGGACTTCATCAAGGCCACCAACGCATCGATCGTGCTCGGCACCGATGCGGAAGCCGCCGTGAAGGGCGCCGACTGCGTCGTCACCGACACCTGGGTGTCGATGGGCGACAAGGAAGGCGAGCACCGCCACAACGTGCTGAAGCCCTACCAGGTCAATTCCAAGCTGATGTCGCTGGCCAAGCCCGACGCGCTGTTCATGCACTGCCTGCCCGCCCATCGCGGCGAGGAAGTCACCGACGAGGTGATCGACGGCCCGCAATCGGTCGTGTTCGACGAGGCCGAAAACCGCCTGCACGCGCAGAAGGGCATTCTGGCCTGGTGTTTTGACGCGGTGAAGTAA